Proteins co-encoded in one Dehalogenimonas sp. WBC-2 genomic window:
- a CDS encoding endonuclease III, producing the protein MGNASPAQKLTTVYQSLMECYGHQSWWPAQTPFEMMVGAVLTQSAAWSNVEKAIANLESAAVLSPAALRLIDIGKLARLVYPSGYYNAKAGKLKALAEWLGSYGDDLTALKRLNTIELRRALLGVHGIGLETADSILLYALDRPVFVIDAYTRRLFERLGIRPEKDSYDGWQALFMANLPVDLDMFNEYHALIVRQCKEKCRKLPRCGDCCFDADCQKHAVSQLSYGKAQVKVV; encoded by the coding sequence ATGGGCAACGCATCACCAGCGCAAAAGTTAACAACGGTTTACCAGAGTCTTATGGAATGTTACGGCCACCAGTCCTGGTGGCCGGCGCAGACACCGTTTGAAATGATGGTGGGAGCGGTGTTAACTCAGTCCGCTGCCTGGAGTAATGTGGAGAAAGCCATTGCCAACCTTGAATCGGCAGCGGTCTTATCGCCTGCGGCGCTACGCTTGATTGACATCGGTAAACTGGCCCGACTGGTCTATCCTTCGGGCTATTACAATGCCAAAGCTGGGAAACTGAAGGCGCTGGCAGAGTGGCTGGGAAGTTACGGCGATGATCTGACGGCACTGAAAAGGCTGAACACCATTGAGCTTCGGCGGGCACTGCTGGGTGTTCACGGCATCGGTCTGGAAACGGCGGATTCAATACTGCTCTATGCGTTGGATCGGCCGGTCTTTGTCATTGACGCTTATACACGAAGACTGTTTGAACGGCTCGGTATTCGGCCGGAAAAAGATTCCTATGACGGCTGGCAGGCGTTGTTCATGGCTAATCTGCCAGTCGACCTTGATATGTTCAATGAATATCACGCCTTAATCGTCAGGCAGTGCAAAGAAAAGTGCCGTAAATTACCGCGGTGCGGGGATTGCTGCTTTGATGCAGATTGCCAGAAGCATGCGGTCAGCCAGTTGAGTTATGGGAAGGCGCAGGTGAAGGTTGTTTAA